From Alienimonas californiensis, a single genomic window includes:
- a CDS encoding sigma-70 family RNA polymerase sigma factor — protein MPTRNAPAAPTLALATVDSDAAAPTGPSTPGDSPRLSLFDPQKESEEVADSSEESDDDNEQEPTAAELAEDEAEKRPTPGLRCPSAPPAERLANAAQFDGSALYPFEPDLQGLLDSAKLQGYLTYEQIDGFLPDEGGDSTMTDRLIAGCQTLGVDVCDDPHAPPEADDCVRPKSSAAQRNGLNADSDAQALSSRDPIRMYLSQMGGIPLLSREREIFLAKQIEASRKWFRRHAVESDWILGKAVEMFEKVHEGALPFERTLRISETENTRKDQILGRLPLNLPTMKRLLDLNAADFAALRSGSLDDEQRVAAADRMTARRRKLAVLCEECSLRTHRLMPLIDQLTAVCDRMYDLRNDIARFRSDERRVAEVAALRRELDGLIDACRESPEQLRRRLREVRRRIDQWTTAKQRLSRSNLRLVVSIAKKYRNRGLSFLDLIQEGNAGLMRGVEKYEFRRGYKFSTYATWWIRQAITRAVADHARTIRIPVHMFQNISSLKGKAEAIRQRTGRDATPEELAEVAGMSVEDTEKVLRTWKHPVSLDTPVGDSQDSTYGDFLQDDNEDGPMAGANMALLRDKIETVLKSLTGREREIIRMRYGLNESGYSYTLEETGRYFKVTRERIRQIESKALRKLQHQTRTRHLEGFATNDQIEELAVKQREEEAKENARLAARGRRGKAAA, from the coding sequence ATGCCGACCCGCAACGCCCCCGCCGCCCCGACCCTCGCCCTGGCGACGGTGGACTCCGACGCCGCCGCCCCGACCGGTCCGTCGACTCCCGGAGACTCCCCGCGACTCTCGCTGTTCGACCCTCAGAAAGAGTCGGAGGAAGTTGCGGACTCTTCTGAAGAGTCCGACGACGACAACGAGCAGGAGCCGACCGCCGCCGAGCTCGCCGAGGACGAGGCGGAAAAGCGGCCGACGCCGGGCCTCCGCTGCCCCAGCGCCCCGCCGGCCGAACGGCTGGCGAACGCGGCGCAGTTCGACGGCTCCGCCCTGTACCCCTTCGAGCCGGACCTGCAGGGCCTGCTGGATTCCGCGAAGCTGCAGGGCTACCTCACCTACGAACAGATCGACGGCTTCCTGCCGGACGAGGGCGGGGATTCGACGATGACGGATCGGCTGATCGCCGGCTGTCAGACGTTGGGCGTGGACGTCTGCGACGACCCGCACGCCCCGCCGGAGGCCGACGACTGCGTGCGGCCCAAGTCGAGCGCCGCGCAGCGGAACGGTCTGAACGCCGATTCGGACGCCCAGGCGCTCTCCAGCCGCGACCCGATCCGCATGTACCTCTCGCAGATGGGCGGCATCCCCCTGCTGAGCCGGGAGCGGGAGATCTTCCTCGCCAAGCAGATCGAGGCCAGCCGCAAGTGGTTCCGCCGGCACGCGGTCGAAAGCGACTGGATCCTCGGCAAGGCCGTCGAGATGTTCGAGAAGGTGCACGAGGGCGCCCTGCCCTTCGAGCGGACGCTGCGGATCTCCGAGACGGAGAACACCCGCAAGGACCAGATCCTCGGCCGGTTGCCGCTCAACCTGCCGACGATGAAGCGCCTGCTGGACCTGAACGCCGCGGACTTCGCCGCCCTCCGCAGCGGCTCGTTGGACGACGAGCAGCGGGTCGCCGCCGCCGACCGCATGACCGCCCGTCGCCGCAAGCTGGCCGTGCTCTGCGAGGAGTGCAGCCTGCGGACGCACCGCCTGATGCCGCTGATCGATCAGCTGACCGCGGTGTGCGACCGGATGTACGACCTGCGGAACGACATCGCCCGCTTCCGTTCCGACGAGCGCCGGGTGGCGGAAGTCGCCGCCCTGCGGCGGGAACTGGACGGCCTGATCGACGCCTGCCGCGAGAGCCCGGAGCAACTCCGCCGCCGCCTGCGTGAGGTCCGCCGCCGGATCGACCAGTGGACCACCGCGAAGCAGCGGCTCTCCCGCAGCAACCTGCGGCTGGTGGTCTCCATCGCCAAGAAGTACCGCAACCGCGGGCTCTCCTTCCTCGACCTGATCCAAGAGGGCAACGCCGGCCTGATGCGGGGCGTGGAGAAATACGAGTTCCGCCGCGGCTACAAGTTCAGCACCTACGCCACCTGGTGGATCCGCCAGGCGATCACCCGGGCCGTCGCGGACCACGCCCGCACGATCCGCATCCCGGTGCACATGTTCCAGAACATCTCCTCCCTGAAGGGGAAGGCGGAGGCGATCCGCCAGCGGACCGGCCGCGACGCCACCCCGGAGGAACTGGCCGAGGTCGCCGGGATGAGCGTGGAAGACACGGAGAAGGTCCTCCGCACCTGGAAGCACCCGGTCAGCCTGGACACGCCGGTCGGCGACAGCCAGGACAGCACCTACGGCGACTTTCTGCAGGACGACAACGAGGACGGCCCGATGGCCGGCGCCAACATGGCCCTGCTGCGGGACAAGATCGAAACCGTGCTGAAGAGCCTGACCGGCCGGGAGCGGGAGATCATCCGCATGCGGTACGGCCTGAACGAATCCGGCTACAGCTACACGCTGGAGGAGACCGGCCGGTACTTCAAAGTCACCCGGGAGCGGATCCGCCAGATCGAGTCCAAGGCGCTCCGCAAGCTCCAGCACCAGACCCGCACCCGGCACCTGGAAGGCTTCGCCACGAACGACCAGATCGAAGAACTGGCCGTCAAGCAGCGGGAGGAAGAGGCGAAGGAGAACGCCCGCCTCGCCGCCCGCGGCCGCCGCGGCAAAGCCGCGGCGTGA
- a CDS encoding citrate/2-methylcitrate synthase: MSDSATSAAGPKADASVSKGLKGIKAADSSICLVDGTVGKLLYRGYHIDDLAVNCTFEEVAYLLLKGELPNAQELDTFDDPLSQDAALSPAVAEFIASAPTDAPPMAVLRTAVSLAGLADPTADDLSPEGAYRKCIRLVAKLATMTAAIHRARQGKEAVQPRPDRPFAENFVRMIKGTDPTGDETRAMDLILTLHAEHGFNASTFACRVVIATLPDVYGATTAGVAALKGKLHGGANTEVLEALEAIGTPAGIDDYIAAVKARKGKFMGFGHAVYQVEDPRAKHLKQLSRRLGEEQGDTTYIDISEQLEEKVTALIGKNCNVDFYSASTMNYLGIPKELFTCIFAASRVAGWSAHILEQLADNKIIRPSANYTGSEERTVTPMAKRG; this comes from the coding sequence ATGTCCGATTCCGCCACCAGCGCCGCCGGCCCGAAAGCCGACGCCTCCGTCAGCAAGGGCTTGAAGGGCATCAAAGCGGCGGACAGCTCGATCTGCCTGGTCGACGGGACCGTCGGCAAGCTGCTGTACCGCGGCTACCATATCGACGATCTGGCCGTGAACTGCACCTTTGAAGAGGTGGCCTACCTCCTCCTCAAGGGCGAACTGCCGAACGCCCAAGAGTTGGACACCTTCGACGACCCGCTCTCTCAGGACGCCGCCCTGTCGCCGGCGGTGGCGGAGTTCATCGCGAGCGCCCCGACCGACGCCCCCCCGATGGCGGTGCTGCGGACGGCCGTCTCCCTGGCCGGCCTGGCCGACCCCACCGCGGACGACCTCTCCCCGGAAGGCGCCTACCGCAAGTGCATCCGCCTGGTCGCCAAGCTGGCGACGATGACCGCCGCCATCCACCGGGCCCGGCAGGGCAAAGAGGCCGTCCAGCCCCGCCCGGACCGCCCGTTCGCGGAGAACTTCGTCCGCATGATTAAGGGGACGGACCCCACCGGGGACGAAACCCGGGCGATGGACCTGATCCTCACCCTGCACGCTGAGCACGGCTTCAACGCGAGCACGTTCGCCTGCCGGGTGGTCATCGCCACGCTGCCGGACGTGTACGGCGCCACCACCGCCGGCGTCGCCGCCCTGAAGGGCAAGCTGCACGGCGGGGCGAACACCGAGGTGCTCGAAGCCCTGGAGGCGATCGGCACGCCCGCCGGCATCGACGACTACATCGCGGCCGTCAAGGCCCGCAAAGGCAAGTTCATGGGCTTCGGCCACGCCGTCTATCAGGTCGAGGACCCTCGGGCGAAGCACCTCAAGCAGCTCTCCCGCCGTCTGGGCGAGGAGCAGGGCGACACGACCTACATCGACATCAGCGAGCAGTTGGAGGAGAAGGTGACGGCTCTGATCGGCAAGAACTGCAACGTCGATTTCTACAGCGCCAGCACGATGAACTACCTCGGCATCCCCAAGGAGCTGTTCACCTGCATCTTCGCCGCCAGCCGCGTGGCCGGGTGGAGCGCCCACATCCTGGAGCAGCTCGCCGACAACAAGATCATCCGCCCCAGCGCCAACTACACCGGCTCCGAGGAACGCACGGTCACGCCGATGGCGAAGCGGGGGTGA
- a CDS encoding HEPN domain-containing protein, producing MASGSANVRMFLRAADQRLEDARVLAEGGRDAGAMYLAGYAAECGLKAMLLAAVPASGERAILETFRGAAAHDLPALRARYRQAGGAGFSTEIIRTFAELSDWAVALRYDPRPGTPRESARFVASAQSVLAFCRNRSR from the coding sequence ATGGCGTCCGGCTCGGCGAACGTGCGGATGTTTCTGCGTGCCGCGGATCAGCGGTTGGAAGACGCCCGCGTTTTGGCCGAAGGGGGGCGTGACGCCGGCGCAATGTATCTGGCCGGTTACGCCGCGGAATGCGGATTGAAGGCGATGTTGCTGGCTGCGGTTCCCGCCTCCGGCGAGAGGGCGATCTTGGAGACGTTCCGCGGCGCCGCTGCGCACGATCTACCGGCCTTGCGGGCTCGCTATCGGCAGGCGGGCGGTGCGGGATTCTCAACCGAGATCATCCGCACGTTCGCCGAACTCTCCGACTGGGCGGTCGCCCTTCGATATGATCCTAGGCCGGGAACGCCGCGTGAGTCAGCCCGGTTCGTCGCGTCCGCTCAGTCCGTACTCGCCTTCTGCAGGAACCGATCGCGATGA
- a CDS encoding lysylphosphatidylglycerol synthase transmembrane domain-containing protein, which translates to MVLGLIVSAVCLWIAVKDVEWAKIPPAFAAADYRTLPLIGLLLVAFFWTKAVRWAALLRPLPRDSSEPFRANAVLPATLIGFAGNNVLPAHAGEFFRVAVVVKRWKTPAAGVLSTVVLERVLDVGAILALFAASLPFVPGADEQYGGFVWIAAGCLAVAAVGCGVFLWKTDACVRLVERLLAAVPGLPEVVSAGVPRLLHQASTGLHALRSGRAVAGIAALSLLHWALMGGMIWLCLAAFGQRLPLAAGMVVNGVIAFGVLVPAAPGFFGVVQVCFRAGTAPFGVSAAAAFSASVYYQITQWVPITLAGTVCALRAGLWGGGASGQLRQQTGPQR; encoded by the coding sequence GTGGTTCTGGGCCTGATCGTCTCCGCGGTCTGCCTGTGGATTGCAGTGAAGGACGTGGAGTGGGCGAAGATCCCCCCCGCCTTCGCCGCCGCGGACTACCGCACGCTGCCGTTGATCGGCCTGCTGCTGGTCGCTTTTTTCTGGACGAAAGCGGTCCGATGGGCGGCGCTGTTGCGGCCGCTCCCCCGCGACTCGAGCGAACCGTTTCGGGCGAACGCCGTGCTGCCGGCGACGCTGATCGGCTTCGCCGGCAACAACGTCCTGCCGGCCCACGCCGGAGAGTTCTTTCGCGTCGCCGTGGTGGTGAAACGCTGGAAGACGCCCGCCGCGGGGGTGCTCTCGACCGTGGTGCTCGAACGGGTGCTGGACGTCGGCGCGATTCTGGCCCTGTTCGCCGCGTCGCTACCCTTCGTGCCGGGGGCGGACGAGCAGTACGGTGGGTTCGTCTGGATCGCCGCGGGCTGCCTGGCGGTCGCGGCGGTCGGCTGCGGGGTGTTCCTCTGGAAGACCGACGCCTGCGTGCGGCTGGTCGAGAGGCTCCTCGCCGCGGTCCCGGGCCTGCCGGAGGTCGTGAGCGCCGGGGTGCCGCGGCTGCTCCATCAGGCCTCGACCGGGCTGCACGCCCTCCGTAGCGGCCGGGCGGTGGCGGGGATCGCGGCGCTCTCCCTGCTGCACTGGGCGTTGATGGGCGGAATGATCTGGCTCTGTCTGGCGGCGTTCGGTCAGCGGTTGCCGTTGGCCGCGGGGATGGTGGTGAACGGCGTGATCGCCTTCGGCGTGCTGGTCCCGGCCGCCCCGGGGTTCTTCGGCGTGGTGCAGGTCTGCTTTCGGGCCGGCACCGCCCCCTTCGGCGTGAGCGCCGCGGCGGCGTTCAGCGCGAGCGTCTACTACCAGATCACCCAATGGGTCCCGATCACCCTCGCCGGCACCGTGTGCGCCCTGCGGGCAGGCCTGTGGGGCGGGGGCGCCTCAGGCCAGCTCAGGCAGCAGACTGGGCCGCAACGGTAG